The stretch of DNA TCGCTGCGCAGCGTTGCGGCAATGTTGTCGTCTACAAGGGGCCTGACACGCTCGTGGCCGCCCCCGACGGTCGTCTGGGTTTTGCCCCGCCCGCGCCGGCCGCACTTGCGACCGCCGGGACGGGAGATGTCCTCGCGGGGATGATCGCGGCCATGCGGGCTCGGGGCATGGATGCGTTCGACGCGGCCTGCGCAGGAGTCTGGCTCCACGGCCGCGCGGCCGAGGCGTGCCGCCATCCCCTCATCGCCGACGACCTGATCGCCGCTCTGCCGGCCGTCCTGTGAGCGAGCGGATCGTCCGCATTGCGGGGCGTGGCGACGGTGTGACCGACGCCGGGACATATGTTCCGCTTGCCGCGCCCGGCGACCGTGTCGAAGACGGCCGGGTCGTCGAACGGGGCGGCGGCTATCGCGAACCGCCGTGCCATCATTTTCCGCAATGCGGCGGCTGCCAGCTCCAGCATCTGACCGACGAAGCCTACGCCGAATTCTGCCGCGACCGCGTCATGGGTGCGCTCCAGCAGAAGGGCATCGAAACCGATGTCCTTTCCGCCCATGTCTCTCCGCCGCGATCCCGTCGCCGCGCGGACCTGAAGGCCCTCAAGCTCGGAAAGTCCGTGCTGATCGGCTTCACCCGGGAAAAGTCCCATCAGATCGTCGACATGCGCGAATGTCATGTGTTGGCGCCCGAGCTGTTCGCGATGCTCGACCCGCTTCGTGCGCTTCTGGCCGTTCTTCTGCCGCCACGTCGATCGGGCCGTGTCCAGATGACGCTCACCGACCAGGGCATCGACCTCATGCTGGGCGGCATCGATACCGATGGGCTGGAAGCCGCCGAGGCGCTTCCTGCTTTTGCCGCCAATCATGGACTGGCTCGGCTATCGGTCGATGACGGCTACGGAGCCGAACCTCGCTACGAGCCGCAACCGGTGACGATGACGCTTGGCGGGGTCGCGGTGCCCTTTCCGCAAGGCAGCTTCCTTCAGGCCACGGCCGACGGGGAGGCGGCACTGATCGCAGGCGTCGACGACGCGCTAGCGCAAAGTCCAGGGCCTATCCTCGATCTTTTTGCCGGGCTTGGCACCTTCGCACTCGCGCAGAACCGACCGGTCGAGGCCGCAGAAGCCGCCAAAGATGCGGTCGTCGCCTTGATGCAGGCGGCGCGGCGCGCGGGTCGTCCGGCCGAGGCCGTGCATCGCGACCTTTACCGTCGCCCCTACGACACAAAGGAGCTGGATCCTTTTACCGCCGTCATTCTCGACCCACCCCGATCGGGAGCGGAGGCGCAATGCCGGCAACTCGCGGCCAGCGCGGTTCCAACCATCGCGTTCGTCAGCTGCAATCCGGGTACCTTTGCCCGCGATGCCGCCATTCTCGTGGAAGGGGGCTATCGCCTCGATTGGGTGAAACCGGTCGGACAGTTCCGCTGGTCCACTCATGTCGAACTGGTCAGCCGCTTCTCGCGCTAGAGGTGATAGACGACCTCGATCGCTCCGTGGACCGTCAGTGCGATCAGGCACAGGCTCGATCCCACGAAGCCGATGGCGCGGACCTTGCCGAAGATCTGCTGAAGCGAGTGGATGATGCGGAAACCGACGTAACCCCACGCCAGCGAGACGTTCAGCCAATGATCGGATTGCATCAGGGCGAGCGCCGTGACGATGGCGTAGAACAACGTCGGCTGCTCGACGAGATGCTCGTAGTTCTGGCGCGGCCAGCTCGCCTCGCGCGGCAGATGCTCCTCGACATCTCGCGCGCGGGTGCCGGCAGGCATCTTGTTGACGTCGAAGCCCGAATGCGGCCGCCGCGCGGCCGTCTGTATCCGAATGATCGCCCAGAACAGGACGACGATCGTCCATGCCACCAACGCCACCATCGGCGCGATCAGCGAATATGGAATGTCCATTGAAA from Sphingomicrobium sp. XHP0239 encodes:
- a CDS encoding class I SAM-dependent RNA methyltransferase; this translates as MSERIVRIAGRGDGVTDAGTYVPLAAPGDRVEDGRVVERGGGYREPPCHHFPQCGGCQLQHLTDEAYAEFCRDRVMGALQQKGIETDVLSAHVSPPRSRRRADLKALKLGKSVLIGFTREKSHQIVDMRECHVLAPELFAMLDPLRALLAVLLPPRRSGRVQMTLTDQGIDLMLGGIDTDGLEAAEALPAFAANHGLARLSVDDGYGAEPRYEPQPVTMTLGGVAVPFPQGSFLQATADGEAALIAGVDDALAQSPGPILDLFAGLGTFALAQNRPVEAAEAAKDAVVALMQAARRAGRPAEAVHRDLYRRPYDTKELDPFTAVILDPPRSGAEAQCRQLAASAVPTIAFVSCNPGTFARDAAILVEGGYRLDWVKPVGQFRWSTHVELVSRFSR
- a CDS encoding MAPEG family protein, with the protein product MDIPYSLIAPMVALVAWTIVVLFWAIIRIQTAARRPHSGFDVNKMPAGTRARDVEEHLPREASWPRQNYEHLVEQPTLFYAIVTALALMQSDHWLNVSLAWGYVGFRIIHSLQQIFGKVRAIGFVGSSLCLIALTVHGAIEVVYHL